A single window of Candidatus Kapaibacterium thiocyanatum DNA harbors:
- a CDS encoding deaminase produces the protein MRKIRIFEHCSLDGVIEHDKNYAYGGWTAPYRTPAGMNMLLEAYGKDFDMLLGRKTYDEFLGYWPGAGDFPMANAMNAATKFVVTHRPETLEWGPVQGLGGDILEGLRNLKSTDGPDLVLTGSISLTSTLLDEGLADEVILIVYPVLLGRGKRLLSDSFGARNLEFVSTRTTPTGVLLNAYRHLGALER, from the coding sequence ATGAGAAAGATCAGAATCTTTGAACATTGCTCCCTTGACGGCGTGATCGAGCATGACAAGAACTACGCCTACGGAGGATGGACGGCACCTTATCGTACCCCAGCAGGGATGAATATGCTTCTGGAAGCATACGGTAAGGACTTCGACATGCTTCTTGGGCGCAAGACCTACGATGAATTCCTGGGATACTGGCCTGGTGCCGGGGACTTCCCGATGGCCAACGCTATGAACGCCGCAACGAAGTTTGTCGTCACTCATAGACCAGAGACCCTTGAATGGGGACCGGTACAGGGCTTGGGCGGAGATATCCTGGAGGGGCTCCGCAACCTGAAGTCGACAGATGGCCCGGATCTGGTTCTTACCGGAAGTATATCGCTAACGTCCACCCTGCTTGACGAGGGGTTGGCGGATGAGGTTATCCTTATCGTATATCCGGTGTTGCTGGGCAGAGGCAAACGCCTTCTTTCAGACAGTTTCGGCGCCCGCAACCTCGAATTTGTGAGTACGAGGACCACGCCAACAGGAGTGTTGCTCAATGCGTACCGTCACCTGGGAGCACTGGAACGCTGA